TGACCTTCCAGCGGGGACAGTCGGGCACCGCGAAATCGGCGGGGACCGCCGTATTGGGGAACACCACCACGTGATCCCACCGCAGCCGACGTTGCGTCCACTGCGGGTCGCTCTCGACGAAAGACCGCAGGGCATAACACGCTTCCCGGGCCTGGCGCACCGGTTCGATCTCGTGGTGCTTGCCGTCGCGGCGGCGCTGCAGCCAGCGTTGGCCGTCGTGGGTGACCTCCCCACCCTTGACCTCCAGGCAGACGATGCCGGCGCCCTCGATGGCGACGACGAAGTCGACCTCGTGGTCCTTGAGGTGGTCGGTGACCCGTTTGCCCGGAATCACCAGATCCGTCGGCCCCAACTGGGTCCGCAGCGCGTCCCACACGCGCCGCTCGGCCCCGTTGATCAGCCTTGGCACCTCACCCGGAGTAGTGACCACCCCGCGCCCCCCTTCACCATCGGCGTTCTGTTCGGCATGCTATCCGTCGACCCCGACAGTTGCGTTCTGCCTCGCCACCACGGACCATCGAGGTGATGGCGGTACCGATCGTCCCACCCACGGGTGGACTTGTCGCCGAGGAGGCGCCGTGAGCAACCTCGAGCTGGATCCCGTCGAAGTCGATTGCACGGCAGGGCCTTCCGAGCGCATCGAGATCCTCACGCCGCGCGATGTACCGCTGGGCGGCCCCCGCGCCATGCGGGTGCGCCGCACGCTGCCCCAGCGCCAACGGTCGATGGTGGGCGCCTGGTGCTTCGCGGACCACTACGGCCCGGAGGACATCCGGTCCCGGCCGGGCATGGATGTGGCGCCGCATCCGCACACCGGATTGGCAACGGTCAGTTGGTTGTTCAGCGGGGAGATCGAGCACCGCGACTCCGCCGGTGTGCACGCGATGGTGCACCCGGGTGAACTCAACCTCATGACGGCCGGCGCCGGCATCTGCCATTCCGAGGTGTCGACGTCGGCGACGAGCATCCTGCACGGTGTCCAGCTGTGGTTCGCGCTGCCGGCCGACACTCGCCACGGCGACCGCGGATTCGACCATTACGTACCGGAGCCGACGGCCGCCGGCGATGCGACGCTGCGGGTGTTCCTGGGATCGCTGGCCGGGTCGGCGTCGCCGGTGCGGACACCGACCCCGCTGCTGGGTGCCCAGATCGACCTGGCCGCCGGGGGCTCGGTGGGGCTGGACATCGATCCCGCCTTCGAGCACGCCGTGCTGCTCGACACGGGTGGCCTGACCGTTGCCGGAACCGCGGTGGCGCCGCACGAATTGGCCTACCAAGGCGTCGGGAAAACCTCGCTGACGCTGAACAACCCCGGGGCCGGCCGCGCTCGCGCCGTCCTGCTCGGCGGCCCGCCCTTCACCGAGGAACTGCTGATGTGGTGGAACTTCGTCGGGCGCACCCACGAGGAGATCGTCGAGTATCGCGAGCAATGGGAAGCCGGGGCCCAGCGGTTCGGGACCGTGCGCGGCTACCGGGGTGCGCGGGAACGGATTCCGGCTCCCCCGCTGCCGGCCACCCGCCTCAAACCACGTCAACCACCAACACGAAAGGTCCCCTGATGACTCTCACCGACAAGACCGGCGCGCCCGTCACCGTCACCAAGAAATCCGACCGCTTCACCGTCGGCGTGGACGGCGCCGAGGCGGGCTACGCCGAATAC
This DNA window, taken from Mycolicibacterium sp. MU0050, encodes the following:
- a CDS encoding pirin family protein; this translates as MSNLELDPVEVDCTAGPSERIEILTPRDVPLGGPRAMRVRRTLPQRQRSMVGAWCFADHYGPEDIRSRPGMDVAPHPHTGLATVSWLFSGEIEHRDSAGVHAMVHPGELNLMTAGAGICHSEVSTSATSILHGVQLWFALPADTRHGDRGFDHYVPEPTAAGDATLRVFLGSLAGSASPVRTPTPLLGAQIDLAAGGSVGLDIDPAFEHAVLLDTGGLTVAGTAVAPHELAYQGVGKTSLTLNNPGAGRARAVLLGGPPFTEELLMWWNFVGRTHEEIVEYREQWEAGAQRFGTVRGYRGARERIPAPPLPATRLKPRQPPTRKVP